One Mycolicibacterium fallax genomic window, CTTTCCGCCCGACGGCGGCACCGTGCTGATCGATGCCGGCACCACCACCGCGCGGGTCGCCGACCACATCCCCACCGACCGGCGGCTGTCGGTGGTCACCAACAGCATCCCGGTCGCGGCCCGGTTGTTCGGGCTGCCCACGGTGACGCTGCACCTGCTCGGCGGCCGGGTCCGCGCCCAGACCCAGGCCGCCGTCGGCGACGCCGCAGTGCGGATGCTGGAGACCCTGCGGGTCGACGTCGCGTTCCTGGGCGCCAACGGCGTCACCGTCGAGCACGGCCTGTCCACCCCGGACAGCGAGGAGGCCGCGGTGAAGCGCGCCATGGTCCGCAGCGCCAACTACGTCGTGGCCGTCGCCGACTCCGCCAAGCTCGGCCGGGAATCCTTCATCGGCTTCGCG contains:
- a CDS encoding DeoR/GlpR family DNA-binding transcription regulator, with translation MYPEERQQAIASTVLARGRASVTELAEAYAVTTETVRRDLAALERTGVLQRVHGGAVPTRAVRLVEPGVSERESTHAEAKAAIGAAAADFFPPDGGTVLIDAGTTTARVADHIPTDRRLSVVTNSIPVAARLFGLPTVTLHLLGGRVRAQTQAAVGDAAVRMLETLRVDVAFLGANGVTVEHGLSTPDSEEAAVKRAMVRSANYVVAVADSAKLGRESFIGFAPITEIDALVTDRGIADADHRSLTAAGVEVVLA